In the genome of Streptomyces sp. Q6, the window GATGAGGTTGTTCGTGGTGCCGTCGCCGCGCAAGGTGAAGCCGGAGTCGCCGTTGTTCGCGGTGACGAGGTTCTTGAAGACGCCGCCGACGGAGGAGGTGGCGACGAAGCCCTGGGCGGGCGAGTTCTGCCAGGTGATGTTCTGGACGGTCCAGTGATCTCCGTAGATCCCGGCGAGCCAGGAGCCGTCGGGCAGCTTCGAGCCGTCGACCTTCACCTGCTCGCCGCCGTACGCGGCGAGCGTGATCCGGTCCGCACTCGTGCCGTTCGCCGTGGACTTGAGGGTGGCGGTCGGGTAGTAGGTGCCGCCGCGGATCCGGATGGTGGTGCCGGCGGAGGCGTTCTTCACGGCCGTCTCCAGCTGGGCCGTGGACGAGACGGTGACCGTGGTGGCCGCGTTCGCGTCGCCCGGCCGGAGGCCGAGGCAGACGCCGCCCGCGCCGGCCGCGACCGCGACGGCGATCGCGATCGGGACGGCACGGGTGCGGCGGTGACGTGCAGGGGTGCGCACGGAAGGGATCCTTTCCTGGGGGATCTCGCACCCGTAGGTGGTCACCGTCCCCGGGAAAGGTTGCCGCAGCCCGAGAAGACCCCAGGTCAGACCAGTCGGCCCGGTCGGTCCGGCAGGTCCGGTCGGTCCGGTCGGTCCGGCAGGTCCGGTCGGTCCGGCAAGTCCGGCAGGTCCGGTCAGCTCACGTAGTACGTGGGGTTCGGGAGCTTGTACGTCTTGTCGGCGTAGCCGCCTTCGAGGTCGGAGTACTGGTCGCCGAAGTTGCCGACGATGTCGTAGCCCTGGTCCTCGATGTGCTTGCGGGTGCCGGACTTGTACTGGACCGTGGTGCAGTTCCAGGCGGCCGCGGTGGCGCACTCGCTCAGGTAGGCGGGCGGGTTCGCCGTGTCCTTCAGGAAGACGTGGTCGGCGTCGAGGTTGACGTCGACGCCGACCTTCTTCAGGTTCTCGACGGCGGAGGCGCGCTGCGTCTCCTTGAGGCCGGAGTTGTAGAAGACCTCGACGCCCTTCCTCGTGGCGTACGCGATGAGGTCAGGGGTGCCGGGCACGGCCGGGCGGTCGGCCTTGGCGACGTAGGCGGCCCAACTGGCGCTGTTGTAGACGTAGTTGGTCTTGATCTCGTAGTCGAGGCTGAGCAGCAGCGTGTCGTCGATGTCGAAGAC includes:
- a CDS encoding HAD family acid phosphatase, with amino-acid sequence MPTLRPSTKVIGIAAACALAAGVVHGTGAASADRPTRHTTAEPHNIGELVTEIKSYYGAAQDADGVWQASADSAYADDLARIEAGAKKDIDKAVKKAKRHGEKPAVVFDIDDTLLLSLDYEIKTNYVYNSASWAAYVAKADRPAVPGTPDLIAYATRKGVEVFYNSGLKETQRASAVENLKKVGVDVNLDADHVFLKDTANPPAYLSECATAAAWNCTTVQYKSGTRKHIEDQGYDIVGNFGDQYSDLEGGYADKTYKLPNPTYYVS